The Gracilibacillus caseinilyticus genome segment GGGAAGGGGAGTTTCTCTATAATAGCTGTTAAAACGGTAATTAAAGGCACACAGACCGATAGTATCTAAAGTAAGACGAGTCATATCATCAGGAACATCAATGGTTTCATGTGGATTGAGCCGGGCCCATTTTTGTACGAGTTGTTCGGCAATATCCGTCATGACTGTATGATAGCCTTTCATAGCAGGCTGGCTAAACGCCGACATCAGAATATTATGTGCTTTCTCCCAGTTAGGTTCGTGTGTCCAGCTTGTAAATAATCCATCTCCTCCAAAGGCACGGACTTTGTCTAGAGGGCCATCAATACTTTTGTCAAATCGTGATTCGTCACAGACTTCCTCTACAAGCTTATGCCCGGACACGATAATGGTTTCGCTTGCAGGAGTTTGCAGGCGGTAAATGGGACCGTGATCTTCTGCTAATTCCATAAAGGATAATATAGGTTTATCTGTATCTAGCAATGGTAGATTTCTAATTGGACCATATGTCTTTGGTTGTGGAATGGTAAAGGTTTTTTCCATATTAAACACCCTTTCTTTATGATGAAATGATAGATTCAAAAAGATCAAAAATCAAATCTGTCATGTTCTGCCGTCTATTTTTAGGATTTACCAATAAGGCTGTTTGCTATAATATGACATTCTTTCACGTCGATCTTATGACGATTCCTCCATTTTCTCAATTATTTTATGAATATATCGCATTTGTCATGCGAAAAATATTTGGATATTTTGTTTTGTGACGAAATATGCAGTAAAATACAAGGCACTCCAATGACGAGAAATCCCACTGTTTTACGTCGGTTTTACGTCGGTTTTACAGAGGTTACCATTTGTTCCTGATCTGTAATATAAAAATCCATTTCTGGTCGTTCCTCGATTAATTTTAATTTTTCCAGCTTGAAGAAATTTACCTTAAGATAAGGATCATGATCGATGACGGGCAATTCATTTGTTTGCGCAATATATTGATCGACAGCATGCTGGATCTGATCCAATGCTAGTGCAATATGTTTTTCCTCCTCCTCGAACAAGTCATAGGTTTCCTTGGACATGTAGTAGTTCTTTTCGGGAATTCCCTTTAAGAACGGAGCAAGTAACGAATAATCTAGTGATAAATCGTCTTTTGCGACAATTTTTAATGGAATATCTGCTGGCAGTTCTTTACTGAATGCATGGATGGCATGACGTACTTCTTCTAAGGAAATATCCTTAATCGGGTACGTTTTTTCTTTGTCTTTTTTCTTCTTCTTAAACCACATTCGTATCACCTCATTATTTGCGAAAATTGTATAAAAAATGGTCACTGAATAGCTGCTTTTAGTTAAATTATAGCAAATTTTAGCTAAGAACACAGAATATTACTTTATTTTAGCCGAAAAACTGTCATTTCATATCCAAATTTATCAAAACTTGTTACATTATAAGCGAATGCAAATCCAGAGGAGGAATAAAAATGGAAATGTTAATGGAGAAAGTACGAGAAATCAGTCCTAAGACACTCGCAATTGTTGGAAAAGAGGAAGGTGGTCAATATTTTACAAGGGTGATTGAATATGATGAAGCAGATGATTATGAAACGACCTGGAGTACACAGAAAGTACTGGATTACACGTGTAGAGAATTTGGCATCAGTCTTCGAGGGTTGATTGAAGGATCACGGATGTTAAGTAAGATCACGCATAAACCGCCGATTGCTATTGACCGGATCAGTGGTATGTATTTTTTTCCGATTGAATCTCCCCAAAGAAAAGCCTGTACCTGGATTGCGCATTCTCATGTGCTCGAGTTGGAAAAAGTCGATCATGATTTAACAAGAATTGTTTTCAAAAATGGGCGTGACCTGATTTTGGATGTTTCGTATGCGACAATGATTAATCAACTGTATCGCACCGCACAATACCGCTATTTATTAAGCAATAAAATGGAACAGATTTTAGAGTCTGCCCAATTCGTGGCAGAAGCCAAATGGCATAAGCATTAATCGATGAACCGTTAAGACTGCTCTCCAGACTTAACGGTTCTTTTCATAGGTGAAGAAAGTAGAAAATCACTATCATTAAGAAGAAATTGTGCTGAAGATTAAATAAAAGAATGGGTTTTGATGATACGGATTATGTAAAGTAGAAGCTTAGTGATAATTTTGAAATGATTCCTGTGCTGGGATACCGCTCCGGCCAACCACTCCGCGTCCTGCGGGGCATATTTCCGGAGATATGCTACGCACATACTATCCGTCAAAATGACCATCTCTAAATAGTTTACTTTACATAATCCGTATTATAGGTAGCTGTATATACTTAAGATTAATTAGGGGGCCGGGTTTAGGCCTGGTTTTGCTTATATTTATAATTTTATTTTTTCTTGAGAGGTAGATTGTAAGGCGGCGTTTGCCATTAATTCTTCTAAGATGACCTCTACTTTTTTTCGGATAGCAGGGTTGAAATAGTTGCGTTTTTCTTCTTTACCCTTACAGGTGAACAAATAAGAGGTAAAGGAATCGTTTTTGTCTAAAGAGACGACTTGAATCTTCTCCTTGTACATTTCTTTGCGTAATTTTCTTCTTTCTTCTGTTGCATTTTTTTCTATTTTTTTCAATAACGCGATGTAAGGTTCGTTTATTTTAAAAGGGGAAAGCTGGTTCATTTTTTCTAAATCGTGTTTAATAACAGTTAAAGCCATTGATAAAAACAGAAAACGCGATGCTAATTTCCATTCGTGTTCGTTTAAATATCTCATTTTCTATTTCCACCTCCATAAAGGGAACATTTGTTCTAGTATATGCTTGATTTTAAAAAAATGCAACAAAATTGTTAAAAATGCAGGTAGAAAATCATGGAATCATTATGGTGCCGTGGTTCGTAAGTGAAAATAAGGGTATTTGAGAAGGAGAACGACCGCTAATACCCTGATAAGTCTCGCTATCCATAAGCAAAAAACCGCTTATGGAAGTCTCGCTTTACCACGGTGATAAGCGTTCGTAAGCGAAGAGGTTTAATCGGGAAGATGGACGACCGCTAATACCCTGATAAGTCTCGCTATCCATAAGCAAAAAACCGCTTATGGAAGTCTCGCTTTACCACGGTGATAAGCGTTCGTAAGCGAAGAGGTTTATTCGGGAAGATGGACGACCGCTAATACCCTGATAAGTCTCGCTATTCATAAGCAAAAAACCGCTTATGGAAGTCTCGCTTTACCACGGTGATAAGCGTTCGTAAGCGAAGAGGTTTAATCGGGAAGATGGACGACCGCTAATACCCTGATAAGTCTCGCTATTCATAAGCAAAAAACCGCTTATGGAAGTCTCGCTTTACCACGGTGATAAGCGTTCGTAAGCGAAGAGGTTTAATCGGGAAGATGGACGACCGCTAATACCCTGATAAGTCTCGCTATTCATAAGCAAAAAACCGCTTATGGAAGTCTCGCTTTACCACGGTGATAAGCGTTCGTAAGCGAAGAGGTTTAATCGGGAAGATGGACGACCGCTAATACCCTGATAAGTCTCGCTATTCATAAGCAAAAAACCGCTTATGGAAGTCTCGCTTTACCACGGTGATAAGCGTTCGTAAGCGAAGAGGTTTAATCGGTAAGGGGAACGACCGCTAACCCCCTGATAAGTCTCGCTATCCATAAGCAAAAAACCGCTTATGGAAGTCTCGCTTTATGTGAATAATTAGGAAAATTGGCAAAAAAATATTAAAATAATAATAAGTTATATTTTTAGTT includes the following:
- a CDS encoding DUF3939 domain-containing protein; its protein translation is MWFKKKKKDKEKTYPIKDISLEEVRHAIHAFSKELPADIPLKIVAKDDLSLDYSLLAPFLKGIPEKNYYMSKETYDLFEEEEKHIALALDQIQHAVDQYIAQTNELPVIDHDPYLKVNFFKLEKLKLIEERPEMDFYITDQEQMVTSVKPT
- a CDS encoding competence protein ComK, with product MEMLMEKVREISPKTLAIVGKEEGGQYFTRVIEYDEADDYETTWSTQKVLDYTCREFGISLRGLIEGSRMLSKITHKPPIAIDRISGMYFFPIESPQRKACTWIAHSHVLELEKVDHDLTRIVFKNGRDLILDVSYATMINQLYRTAQYRYLLSNKMEQILESAQFVAEAKWHKH